The DNA sequence GGGCTGATCAGTGTGCGCGATGGCGCCCCGATCACCGTGCGTGACCGGACCGTGCTGCAAACCGGGGGTGGCGGCGGCGCCGCGTCTCCCGGCGCCTCCAACGGCCGGTAAGTCAGATGTTGCTATCAGACGTTTCCATCAAGCGGCCGGTTTTTGCATCGGTTCTTTCGCTCGTCCTGGTGATTTTCGGCATCGTGTCCTTCATGCGGCTGCCGTTGCGCGAATATCCGGACATTGACGCCCCCATCGTCAACATTCAGACCAATTATCCCGGGGCCTCCGCCGACGTTGTCGAGACGCGTATCACGCGGATCATCGAGGACCAGATTGCCGGCGTATCCGGCATCCGGTTCATCGACTCCAATTCGAGCGATGGCCGGTCCAGTATCAGTGTCGAATTTTCGGTGAATGTGGACATCGATGCGGCCGCGAACGACATCCGTGACCGTGTTTCGACCGTCCTGAACAATCTGCCGGTTGAGGCCGATCCACCTGAAATCCAGAAGGCCGACAATAACGAAGACGTGGTCATGTGGCTGAACCTGGCCAGTGACAATATGACGACGCCGGAACTGTCGGATTATGCCGACCGCTATCTGGTTGACCGCTTCTCCGCGCTGGATGGCGTGGCGCGGGTGCGGGTCGGTGGTGACCGGTCCTACGCGCTGCGGGTCTGGATCGACCGGCGGTCGCTGGCGGCGCGTAATCTCACGGTTGCCGATATTGAAGGGGCCTTGCGGCGCGAGAATGTCGAAGCCCCGGCGGGCAGCGTCGAGTCCGGCGCGCGGAACTATACCGTCCGCATCGACCGGGCTTTCCGGACGCCGGAGCAGTTCGCGAATCTGGTCATCGGGCGCGGGACGGATGGATATCTCATTCGCCTTGGCGATGTGGCGCGGGTTGAACGCGGCACGGAAGAAGACCGCAACCTGTTCCGCGGCAATGGCGTGCCTCAGGTCGGGCTGGGCGTCGTCAAACAATCGACTGCGAACACTGTGGCCGTCGCCGAAGAAGCGCGAAAGCTGGCCGACCAGCTGAACGGTACCCTGCCGGATGGCATGAAGATTATCGTCAACTATGACAGCTCGGTCTTTATCAGCGCGTCGATCCGGGAGGTCTGGGTCACGCTGGCCATTGCGGTCGGCCTGGTGACACTGGTGATCTTCCTGTTCCTGGGAAGTCTGCGTTCGACCATCATTCCGGCGGTGACGGTGCCCGTCTCGATCACGGCGACCTTTATCGTTCTGTTTGCGCTCGGCTTCTCGGTGAACCTGCTGACGCTGCTGGCGCTGGTTCTGGCCATCGGGCTTGTCGTGGACGATGCCATCGTGGTGCTGGAGAACATCCACCGCCGCATGGAAGAATATGGCGAGTCACCCTTGGTCGCGGCTTACCGCGGCACCCGGCAGGTGGGCTTTGCCGTCGTGGCCACGACGCTGGTCCTGATTGCCGTGTTCGTCCCGATCACTTTCCTGGAAGGGGATCTCGGCCGTCTGTTTACGGAATTTGCGCTGGCGATTGCGGCGGCGGTGAGTTTCTCGGCCATTCTGGCGCTGACATTGACACCCATGCTGGCCTCGAAGCTGCTGTCCGACAAGCCGCCAAGCGGGCCGTTTGCGATCATGCCAAAGCTGATAGATGGGGCGTTCAAGAAACTGCGGGACGGTTACGCGGTCGTGCTGAACCAGCTGATCGGGCGGCCGATTGCCGTGGGGATCGTGCTGCTCTCCCTGTTTGCCGGTGCCTACAGCCTGCTGCGGGTCGTGCCGCAGGAATATGTGCCGACCGAAGACCGGGGCAGTTTCTTCATCATGGTCCGCGGGCCGGAAGGCGCGTCGTTCGACTATATGAAACAATATGTCGACGAGATTGAGCGCCGCGTGTTGCCCTATACCGAAACCGGCGAAATGCGCCGTGTGCTGGTGCGTGCGCCGGGCTTTGGCAGCAATGCCTTCAACCAGGCCTTCGTCGTTGTCTCCCTCGCGGACTGGGGCGAGCGCCGCCCGAGCAGCGAGATCATCGGAGAGATAAACCGGAAGCTGAGTGACCTGCCGGGTATCCGGGCCTTTGCCATCATGCGGCAGGGCCTTGGCGGCGGGAATGGCAAGCCGGTGCAGTTCGTGCTGGGCGGACCGGACTATAAACAGCTGACCGAATGGCGGGATACACTCATTCAGGCGCTGAACGAGAACAATCCCGGCATCACGGATATCGATTGGGACTATAAGGAAACCCAGCCGCAATACCGTGTGCAGATCGATTACGACCGGGCGGCAGACGTGGGGGTCAGTGTGTCCGATATCGGCAATACGCTGCAGACCATGCTCGGGTCGCGCCGGGTGACGACCTATGTCGACAATGGCGAAGAATATGACGTCATTCTGGAGGGGCTGCGGTCTGAACAGAACTCGCCCAATGATGTGCAGAACATCTATGTCCGCTCGTCGACGTCCGGAAGCCTGATTCCGCTGTCCAGCCTGGTCCAGATCGTCGGCATCGCCGACAGTCCGAGACTGAACCGCTACAACCGCGTCCGATCGATCACGATCGAGGCGGGGCTCGCGGAGGGGGCGTCGCTGGGCGATGTGCTGATCAAGATGGAGAAGATCGCCCGGGAGGTCTTGCCGACCGAGGCGCAGATCGACTTCAAGGGCCAGTCGCTGGACTTCAAGAGCTCCGGCAGCTCCATCATGTTCGTCTTCGCTATCGGCCTGATCATCGTGTTCCTGGTTCTGGCGGCGCAGTTCGAGAGCTATCGCCACCCGATCATCATCATGCTGACCGTTCCGGCGACGCTGGCAGGCGGCCTGTTGGGCATTTATCTGACCGGCAACTCGCTGAACATCTATACGCAGATCGGCCTGATCATGCTGATCGGCCTGTCGGCGAAGAACGGCATCCTGATCGTCGAATTCGCCAACCAGCTGCGGGATGAGGGCCTGGAATTCATTGATGCGATCAAGGAAGCGTCGCTGACGCGCCTGCGGCCCATCGTGATGACCAGCCTGACCACGGCGGCGGGCGCTGTCCCGCTGATCCTGACGAGTGGGGCAGGGGCGGAGACCCGCCAGGCCATCGGCGTGGTGATCCTGTCCGGAGTGCTCACGGGCATGCTGGTGACGGTGCTGATCGTGCCGACGGCCTATGCGTTGATCGCGCGCGGCTCCGGCTCACCGAGCGATGTCGCCCGGCGGCTTGAAGCTGAAGAGCAGGAAGCCGACGAAGCAGCGGCGTCGCCGGCGGAATAAGGAATATCTTGTGAGGGGCGCTGGATCCGTCTGACCGCCGTCAGGCGGCTGGCGACCCCGGCAGGATTCGAACCTGCGACCGTCCGCTTAGAAGGCGGATGCTCTATCCAGCTGAGCTACGGGGCCGAGTCCGGTCCCGGATGCGCGACTAGTGCGTCCAGGGCTGTTTGCGGTCGGCGTCAAAGTTAGCACTATACGACTTCAGAAGGCGTTTGCGCTCGTGCGTCGGCTCTACGCGGAAGGCGATGCCCTCGCGCTTGGCGAATTCGACGGCCTGCTCCTGGGTGTCGAATTCCATGCGGACCTGGCCCGACGTGTCGTCGATGCTGGTCCAGCCCATCAGGGGGTCTGCAGTGCGGTGGACATTTTCCTTAACGAATTCAAGCACCCACGCCTTGGTCTTGCCGCGGCCCGACGTCATCGCGCTCTTGGAGGGCTTGTAAATTCTCGCCTGCATGTGCCTGTCCCTGTAGGCCTCCTGGAAAAAATGGTCGGAGCGATAGGATTCGAACCTACGACCCTCTGGTCCCAAACCAGATGCGCTACCAGACTGCGCCACGCTCCGGACTCCCGGTGTAATGATCGCGCTCGCTGGTGCAAGTCCTTTTCGCGGTTGCTAACAGTGATCAGCGCTTTTTCCGGACCGGACGCATCAGACCTTCCTGCGCCACGCTGGCGACGAGGCGTCCATCCTGGGCGTAAATCGAGCCGCGGTTGAAGCTGCGCGCGCCGCCGGCATAGGGGCTGTCCATGGAATAAAGGTGCCAGTCGTCAAACTTGGTCGGCGCGTGGAACCACATGGCATGGTCGAGGCTGGCGGACATCAGCTCGCCGGTCATCCAGGAGACGCCATGCGGCCGGTTGCCGGTGCCGAGCAGGGCCATGTCGCTGGCATAGGCCATCAGGCAGTGGTGAAGCCAGGGCGCCTCGTCGATTTTCCGGGCAACCCGGACCCAGAGATTGTGCTTGTCGCTGGCCTTTTCGGGCTTCAGCGGGTCCAGCGGGTCGATTTCGCGCATCTCGATTGGCCGCGGGCGCAGGAAATGGCCGCGATGGCGTTCCGGCACCTTCTCAGCGAATTTGCGGCGCCATTCGATGCGGTCATCCAGTGCGTCCGGGCCGGGCACATCCGGCATGTCGTGCTGGTGGTGCCAGCCGTCTTCCACGACCTGGAAACTGGCGGCCAGGTTGAAGATCTGCTTGCCATGCTGGATCGCGACGACCCGGCGGGTGGTGAAGCTGCCGCCATCGCGCGAATGGTCGACCTGGTAGATGATCGGCACATTCGGGTCGCCGGGGCGGATGAAATAGCAGTGCAGCGAATGGCAGGGCCTGTCTTCCGGCACGGTGCGATAGGCCGCGACAAGGCTTTGCGCGATGACCTGGCCGCCAAAAACGCGCTGGCTTTCTTCTTCATCGGGGCTTTGCCCGCGGAAAAGGTCCGTTTCGAGCCGCTCGATATCGAGCAGTGCCAGCAGATCGCTTACCGGATCAGTCATTCTTATGTGCCTCCCATTGTGCAGCGCAGCAGATACAGAACCCGGCTGCAGATGCAATAGCTGCCAGTTTATGAGGCCTGTGTGGGGGCAAATCGATGAAATTTCAACGATTCCCGAACCGGCCCGTTCACCCTGTTTCGCTAAGATGCCTGATAACGACACTCTGGTGATGTGCGAGGCGGTTGTCGATGAAGGCCCTGTCAAACCTGCAACGTGATGCGAAATTCCTTACAGGGGCGCTGAGCCTCCTGAAGTGGACCAAGGGGATCTCGCCCGACAGCGACTTCCTCGTGCCGGATGATTTTGAGCGCGCCGTGGATGAGCACGCCATTCGCATCGCCTTCCGCTTTGACGGCCGCCTGACGACCTATGCCGAGTTCGATGCCCATGCGAACCGCTATGCCCATTGGGCGCTGCAGCGCGGGCTGAAGCAGGGCGATGTGGTCGCGTTGTTGATGGAGAACCGGCCGGATTATGTCGCCGCCTGGGCCGGCCTGTCGAAGGTCGGCGTGGTCGCGGCGCTGGTGAATACCAATCTCGACGGTGAAGCGCTGGCCTACAGCCTGAACATTGCCGGCGCGCAGAAGCTGATCACCGGCACCGGTTTCGAGACCGCCGTCCACAGTGCCCGGCCCTTTCTGGATGGGCCGCTCGACGTATGGTCTCTGAACAGTCCGGTCTTCCGCGACATCGCTGCGGAATTGAAGGACATGCCCACCTACCGGCCGACGCGCCTGCGCCGGGCGGGCCTGAAGGGCAAGGACACCTGCCTCTTCGTCTACACGTCCGGCACGACAGGCATGCCCAAGGCCGCGAAGCTGAGCCATGCGCGGGTGCGCACGCTGATGCGGAACTTTATCGGCCCGTGCGAGATCACGCCGAAGGATCGCATCCTGGAGGCATTGCCGCTCTACCACGCCACCGGCGGCGTCTGCGCGGTCGGCGCGGCCTTGATGAGCGGGGCCAGCCTGAT is a window from the uncultured Hyphomonas sp. genome containing:
- a CDS encoding efflux RND transporter permease subunit, which codes for MLLSDVSIKRPVFASVLSLVLVIFGIVSFMRLPLREYPDIDAPIVNIQTNYPGASADVVETRITRIIEDQIAGVSGIRFIDSNSSDGRSSISVEFSVNVDIDAAANDIRDRVSTVLNNLPVEADPPEIQKADNNEDVVMWLNLASDNMTTPELSDYADRYLVDRFSALDGVARVRVGGDRSYALRVWIDRRSLAARNLTVADIEGALRRENVEAPAGSVESGARNYTVRIDRAFRTPEQFANLVIGRGTDGYLIRLGDVARVERGTEEDRNLFRGNGVPQVGLGVVKQSTANTVAVAEEARKLADQLNGTLPDGMKIIVNYDSSVFISASIREVWVTLAIAVGLVTLVIFLFLGSLRSTIIPAVTVPVSITATFIVLFALGFSVNLLTLLALVLAIGLVVDDAIVVLENIHRRMEEYGESPLVAAYRGTRQVGFAVVATTLVLIAVFVPITFLEGDLGRLFTEFALAIAAAVSFSAILALTLTPMLASKLLSDKPPSGPFAIMPKLIDGAFKKLRDGYAVVLNQLIGRPIAVGIVLLSLFAGAYSLLRVVPQEYVPTEDRGSFFIMVRGPEGASFDYMKQYVDEIERRVLPYTETGEMRRVLVRAPGFGSNAFNQAFVVVSLADWGERRPSSEIIGEINRKLSDLPGIRAFAIMRQGLGGGNGKPVQFVLGGPDYKQLTEWRDTLIQALNENNPGITDIDWDYKETQPQYRVQIDYDRAADVGVSVSDIGNTLQTMLGSRRVTTYVDNGEEYDVILEGLRSEQNSPNDVQNIYVRSSTSGSLIPLSSLVQIVGIADSPRLNRYNRVRSITIEAGLAEGASLGDVLIKMEKIAREVLPTEAQIDFKGQSLDFKSSGSSIMFVFAIGLIIVFLVLAAQFESYRHPIIIMLTVPATLAGGLLGIYLTGNSLNIYTQIGLIMLIGLSAKNGILIVEFANQLRDEGLEFIDAIKEASLTRLRPIVMTSLTTAAGAVPLILTSGAGAETRQAIGVVILSGVLTGMLVTVLIVPTAYALIARGSGSPSDVARRLEAEEQEADEAAASPAE
- a CDS encoding ETC complex I subunit — its product is MQARIYKPSKSAMTSGRGKTKAWVLEFVKENVHRTADPLMGWTSIDDTSGQVRMEFDTQEQAVEFAKREGIAFRVEPTHERKRLLKSYSANFDADRKQPWTH
- a CDS encoding acyl-CoA thioesterase II, whose translation is MTDPVSDLLALLDIERLETDLFRGQSPDEEESQRVFGGQVIAQSLVAAYRTVPEDRPCHSLHCYFIRPGDPNVPIIYQVDHSRDGGSFTTRRVVAIQHGKQIFNLAASFQVVEDGWHHQHDMPDVPGPDALDDRIEWRRKFAEKVPERHRGHFLRPRPIEMREIDPLDPLKPEKASDKHNLWVRVARKIDEAPWLHHCLMAYASDMALLGTGNRPHGVSWMTGELMSASLDHAMWFHAPTKFDDWHLYSMDSPYAGGARSFNRGSIYAQDGRLVASVAQEGLMRPVRKKR